In Oscillatoria sp. FACHB-1406, one DNA window encodes the following:
- a CDS encoding class I SAM-dependent methyltransferase: MSQSDRYTIWANQEVSRAFLDGVRGAIPLATEQLDILLRVIRATQERVDSFLDLGCGNGILGWTIYREYPTAKGYFLDLSETMIEAAKEKLKGQENARFILKDFGLSSWVESVAEYAPFDVIVSGFSIHHQPDDRKQAIYREIYDLLKPGGLFLNLEHIASRADWGKRAFDDLFVDALYAFHRERGSEKSRQEIDREYYSRGDKDANILAPLELQCDWLREIGFVEVDCFMKLFEIALFGGLRSRPNNITCSQ, from the coding sequence ATGTCTCAAAGCGATCGCTACACAATCTGGGCAAATCAAGAAGTTTCGCGGGCGTTTCTCGATGGCGTTCGCGGTGCGATACCCCTCGCAACGGAACAACTCGATATTTTGCTGCGAGTCATCCGCGCCACGCAAGAGCGAGTTGATTCTTTTCTCGATTTAGGCTGCGGAAATGGTATTTTAGGATGGACGATTTATCGAGAATATCCAACTGCAAAAGGATACTTCCTCGATTTGTCGGAAACGATGATTGAGGCGGCGAAAGAAAAGCTCAAAGGACAAGAAAATGCGCGCTTTATCCTTAAGGATTTTGGTCTGTCGAGTTGGGTAGAATCTGTTGCAGAATATGCTCCCTTTGATGTTATCGTTTCTGGGTTTTCGATTCATCACCAACCGGACGATCGCAAGCAAGCCATTTATCGCGAGATTTACGATCTCCTTAAACCGGGCGGTTTATTTCTAAATTTAGAGCATATTGCTTCGCGTGCCGATTGGGGAAAACGCGCCTTTGACGATTTATTTGTCGATGCACTGTATGCGTTTCACCGCGAGCGAGGTTCGGAAAAATCGCGGCAAGAAATCGATCGCGAATATTACAGCCGAGGCGATAAGGATGCCAACATTCTCGCGCCGCTGGAACTGCAATGCGACTGGTTGCGCGAAATCGGTTTTGTTGAGGTGGATTGTTTTATGAAGCTATTTGAGATTGCTCTATTTGGTGGATTGCGATCGCGCCCTAACAATATTACTTGCTCTCAATGA
- a CDS encoding Uma2 family endonuclease: MLLELQKITIPPGQRILLNDISWLEFEKILEELGEHRSSRIAYNDKTLEIMVPLPPHERDKVLISNFIEVLLEELDLDFWCLGSTTFKNEQMLQGIEPDNCYYIENEALVRKKDRLDLTTDPPPDLALEIDVTSRTHPHIYEALKVPELWRFDRGKLQINVLRAGKYVEVDTSPTFPGFPLKEAIPEFLERCQQDGRNKTMKAFREWVRENQT, translated from the coding sequence ATGTTATTAGAACTTCAAAAAATCACGATACCGCCGGGACAGCGAATTCTGTTAAATGACATCAGTTGGTTGGAGTTTGAGAAAATATTAGAGGAATTAGGCGAGCATCGTTCCTCTCGGATCGCCTATAACGATAAGACGCTAGAAATCATGGTTCCCCTCCCCCCTCACGAACGAGATAAGGTTCTCATTAGCAATTTCATTGAAGTGCTTTTAGAGGAACTCGATCTAGACTTTTGGTGTCTCGGCTCGACAACTTTTAAAAACGAGCAAATGTTGCAAGGAATCGAACCAGATAACTGTTATTATATTGAAAATGAAGCGTTAGTGAGGAAAAAAGATCGCTTAGATTTAACCACTGACCCCCCGCCCGATTTAGCCCTTGAAATCGACGTAACATCTCGCACGCATCCCCATATTTACGAAGCCTTAAAAGTTCCAGAACTGTGGCGTTTCGATCGCGGCAAACTCCAGATTAACGTTCTGCGCGCGGGGAAGTATGTCGAAGTCGATACCAGTCCGACTTTTCCGGGATTCCCATTAAAAGAAGCCATCCCTGAATTTTTGGAACGCTGCCAACAAGACGGGAGAAATAAAACAATGAAGGCGTTTCGAGAGTGGGTGAGAGAGAACCAAACGTAA